The genomic segment CAGGATATTCTTCCTCTGTAGGTAATTTACCTTTTTTAGCTTTTCTCTCAGCATCATTTAAATTACCGCTTAAAAAGAATGGAACTAAGTGAGCTTTTTTATAATTACCTATAAAGTCTAAAATGTTCACATACTTCTTGTCCTTATATTTTCTTAAACCTCTGCCAAGTTGTTGAAGAAAAATAGTGGGAGATTCTGTTGGTCTTAATAGTAATATCATATCAATTTCAGGAATATCTAATCCCTCATTAAACATATCTACAGAAAATATAATGCTTAGTTCTGCTTTTCTTAATTTATCCACTGCTTCGCATCTATCCATTGAAAACTCAGTTTGTTCCCCACTCATTACAGCGCAAGCCTTTATTCCACTTCCATTGAAATATTTACTCATATATTCAGCATGTCTTCTACTGCTGCAGAAACCCAAAGCTCTTTTGCTATTATATTTTTTATAATGTTTTAGAATTAAATCTGCACGTTTATTAATCATTAAAGCATTTTCTAATTCTGCCTCATCATATCTACCATTTCTAAATGATATCTTTTCATAATCTGTATCATCAAAAACTCCATAAAACCTAAAGGGAACAAGCCAACCTTTGTCTATAGCACCTTTAAGTCTTACTTCATAAACAATATTATAATCACAAAGAGCAAATACATCTTTATTATCCAATCTCTCAGGAGTTGCAGTAAGACCTAGAAGAAACTTCGGAGTGAAATATTCTAATATATTCCCATAATTACCTGCAGCTGCATGATGAAATTCATCTATTATAATATAATCAAAATCATCCTTTTTAAAATACTTCTCACACAGATACTTCTTTTGTCCCAGGGTTTGTACTGTAGCAAATAGCACATCACAATTACTCTCTTTATTTTTACCGCTGAAAAATCCTGTTTTAATATTAGGCCTAATGTTTTTAAAGGATATTTCTGCTTGATTTAATATTTCTTCTCTATGGGCTACGAATAAAACTTTATTGAAATTTAATGAATCAAAAGCGGCTAAATAAGTTTTACCTATGCCTGTTGCTGCCACAACTAATCCTTTATCTAAGCCTTCCTCTCTACATTTCTTTAGTTCATATAAAGCCTCAATCTGTGCTCCTCTAGGTTCGTACAGAGGAATTAACTTTCCAAATTCTTCTTTGCTATCTTCTGATGTTTCGAAAACATTAAAGATTTTAGGCCTTTTCCATACTGCTGAATAACGCCGCATTTCTTCATCATCAATAATTATAGAATGATTTAAAAATAAGTCTTCAAAAATGTTTTTAAAGTGTGTAAAATCTTCTAGGTTTTTATTTTTATTTAATCTATAATTCCATTCAATGCCACTAGTTAATGCAGAACTCGACATATTGGAAGATCCTATAAAAACATCTCCATCCTCTTCATATTCAAATATGTATGATTTAGGATGAAATGATTTATTATGAATATTATAAAACCTTAAA from the Clostridium sp. CM027 genome contains:
- a CDS encoding DEAD/DEAH box helicase family protein translates to MVEVDVINKGIITSDSIAFKEATQDYDSNCSTGDNDYLLSKLKASLTRAKSIDIIVGFLMESGVKLLINDLKQVADKGVRIRILTGNYLNITQPQALYLVKDALGDKVDLRFYNIHNKSFHPKSYIFEYEEDGDVFIGSSNMSSSALTSGIEWNYRLNKNKNLEDFTHFKNIFEDLFLNHSIIIDDEEMRRYSAVWKRPKIFNVFETSEDSKEEFGKLIPLYEPRGAQIEALYELKKCREEGLDKGLVVAATGIGKTYLAAFDSLNFNKVLFVAHREEILNQAEISFKNIRPNIKTGFFSGKNKESNCDVLFATVQTLGQKKYLCEKYFKKDDFDYIIIDEFHHAAAGNYGNILEYFTPKFLLGLTATPERLDNKDVFALCDYNIVYEVRLKGAIDKGWLVPFRFYGVFDDTDYEKISFRNGRYDEAELENALMINKRADLILKHYKKYNSKRALGFCSSRRHAEYMSKYFNGSGIKACAVMSGEQTEFSMDRCEAVDKLRKAELSIIFSVDMFNEGLDIPEIDMILLLRPTESPTIFLQQLGRGLRKYKDKKYVNILDFIGNYKKAHLVPFFLSGNLNDAERKAKKGKLPTEEEYPDDCIVDFDLGVIDIFKKMVEQQKNIFDLVVDDFNRIKEDLKTRPSRLQMYTYMDDDLYNVIRSRGELNIFNDYLGFLNKINEISEDEKLIINTVANGFLNKIEKTSMVKTYKMPLLLAFYNGGNIKLKIDEESIFQSFRDFYSKPSNAVDLLRHDSTKNYKSFDKKDYLRIAENPIKAFLNSAKDFFYRDESYFWLNDDLGEFIEEPVFKAHFKDIIDYRTRRFYKERLEKLER